The Myxococcales bacterium genome includes the window ACGGTGCCTTGTGGGACCCGGGTCGGCCAGCAGCAGCTCGAGGTCACCGCCGATGGTCGGCAAGGTGCTACCGTGGTGGCAAATTTTCCGGTTTGGTGCGGCGTCAGCGCGCCGACGACGATGGCGCCTGTGGCCGTGCGCGGCGAACCGCTCTATGGCGATCTCGCCGAGGCTGAGGCGGCGATGCTTGAGCTGGTCAATGCGGATCGCAAAGCCGCGTCGCTTGCGCCCCTGCTATCCGATCCGAGGTTAGTCGAAATTGGCCGCGCGCATAGTCGCGACATGAAGGCCAGCGGCGTGGTCGCGCACAAGTCCGCGGCAACCGGCGATGCCAGCGACCGCGTCAAGCGCGCGGGCGTGCTGACCTCAACCATCCTTGAAAACGTGGCGCGCGCGGTTGGCATTGCTGAGGCGCACGAGGCGCTCATGAATAGCCCAGGGCACCGTGCCAACCTCATGTCGACTACGGCGACGCATGTCGGCATCGGCATTGAGTTTGGCGAGGTCATCGGAGGTCTGCGCGAGGTCTATGTCACGCAGGTGTTTATCCTCATTCCGCCCAAGGCCGATCGCGCGGCGCTGATCGCACGCATCGAGCGCGACCTGGCTGGGCGGCGGCTGGTGCGCGACGGCGAGCTCGCCGGCGTTGCGCAGCGGCTTGCGACCGAGCTTGCGGCAGGCAAATCAACGCAGGCTGCTAGCGCCTTGCTCGATACCTTGATGCCAAGTTTAGCGCCGCGTTTCCGCAGCGTCGGTAGCGCGATCGCGGCGACGGCATCGCCAGAGACGCTGGATCTTGCGGCGCTCGCCAAAGGCGCCGCGGGACCCTTGGTCGGCGTTGGCATCGCTCAGGGGCGGCATGCCGAATTGGGCGAAAACACCGTCTGGGTGGTCCTGCTCTACGGCGTATCGCGCTAACGCGACCCGCGCGTCAGTTAGCTCGCGCGGGGCAATTGCGCGACGGCTTCCGCGACCAGGTCCTGCGCGCGGCGTGGCTTGATCCCCAGCGGGCCCAGCAACGAGGCCGCCGATTGTTGATGATAAATGGTGTCGCGCATGGGCCGCAACGCCGCCGGCACGGCGTGCCGCGCGAGGCGCGTCGCATGCGCCGCGAGCCGCGGTTGGCGCGCGAGGCGTTGCAAGAGCGGCATCACGCCATGCCCCCAACGCGCACGCCCTTGATGGTGCATGAGCGCGGAAAACGTCGGCACGGGCAGCGCATCGCTGATCAAATGGAAGGTCTTGCCCGCCGCGGCCCGGTGGCGCGAAAGCACGGCTAACGCCTCGGCCACGTAGGATGCCTCCACGACGTGCACCTGCGCCCATGGCGGCACGGGCAGGGGCAGGTGTGGGTGCCGCGCCATCCACGCCAGCAAGCGATTGCCGGCGAGTTGTGCCACCGCGTCCTCGGCAAGATCAATGCACGCACTCGCGCGCGCGATCACGATCGGAAGTTGGGTTCGCATCGCGGCGTACACCGCCTCGACGCGAGCCTTTTGCTCGTCGTAGCGAAAGAGCCACGGCCCCAGCGTCGGCGCCATCGATTCAAGGTACGGCCCTGGATCATTGCCCGCGACGAACGTGCTCGAAAGATACGTCACGTGATCGATGGCGGCGGCTTGCGTCGCAAGGGCCAGCACCTGGCGCGCCACCAACTCGCCTTGCCAAGCGGCGTGGCCGAGGGCATCGTCGTCGTCGGTCTCATCAATGACAACGATGGAGGTTAGTTGCTGCCGCAGATCGCTATACTCGTCCGCCGAAAGCCCGAGATGCATGTGCGCGGCGTCGCCTACCAGCACGGTGAGCCTTGCGCCAAAAGGCGAGGCCGCGGCCCATTGCTCCATGGCCGGCGCGGCGGCCTGGGTCGAAAGCAGATAGACGCGGACGTGTTCGGGCGCCGCGAGGTGCGTCGCACACGCCAAGGCGATGGGGTGGGGCGCGCCCACGATTAGCGTCGTGTAGTGATCCGCCAGCACCGGGGCATGCCGCGCGATCGAGGTGGCGGCCGGCCGGCGGGGGGCCTTGCGCCCTCTCGCCTCGGTGATCGTGAGCGGACCGAAACCGGCCTCCAGCGTTTTTACGAGCGCATCGACCTGCCTGATGAGCTCGGGCTCGTCTCCGGTATTGTCGATGACCCAGTTGGCCAGCCGTACCTTGTCCGCCAGCGGCAGTTGCGCCGCAATGCGCGCCGCGGCTTGTTTGGGCGCGTGCCCGTCGCGGGCGACGACGCGTCGTTGTTGCACCTCGGGGGGCGCGGTGACGACGATCAAGCCGTCGAGCTGCTTGTAGGTGCCGGTCTCAACCAGCAACGCGGCCTCATAAAATACGACATGGTAACCAAGCTCACCCAGGCGATCGCGTTCGGCACAGGCCGCCTTCCAAATGCGGGGATGCAATATGGCTTCGAGCTCGCGACGCGCCTCATCATCGGCAAAAACGATGCTCGCCAGCGCCGCGCGATCAAGCGCGCCTCCAGCGCCGAGCACGGCGGCACCAAAGCGAGCCGTGATCTCGCGTAGCGCGACGCTGCCTGGGCGTACCAGCTCGCGGGTCAGGCCGTCGGCATCGATGACCGCGGCGCCGAGTTGGCGTAGCCGTGCGGCCACCGTGCTTTTGCCCGATGCGATGCCACCCGTAAGGCCAAGGGTTATCATGCCCCTACCGTATATCGCGCGCCCTGTCGCCTCGCAATCTGGTGGCGTGCATGGCAGAGGAACTGATCGATTTTGCGGCTCGCCTGCGGTATACGGGACGGCGATGCGCGCCCAGTTTGTCATTTCCGCGGCGGCCCCTGACCAATTTCCGGCGGCCGGCGCACCGGAAATCGTGTTTGCGGGGCGGTCAAACGTTGGCAAGTCGTCGCTGATCAACGACCTTACGGGGCATGGCGGGCTAGCGAGGGCCTCCAAAACGCCGGGGCGGACGCGGCTCATCAATTGGTTTGCGGTGACGCCCAAGCCGACCATGCCGCTGCAATTCGTCGATCTGCCGGGGTATGGCTATGCGGCGGTGCCGCTCGATATGCGAGCGTCGTGGCAACCGCTCATTGAAGCGTTGCTGGAAGGGACCCGCCCCATTGCGCTCGTGCTGGTGCTCATCGATATGCGCCGGGGCCTGGGCGAAGAGGAACAGGATTTTCTCGAGTGGCTCGCCGAGCGAAAGCTGGCAAGCCACGTCGTGCTCACCAAGGCCGATAAGCTGAGCAAGTCCGAGCGTGGCGTGGTGACCGCGCAGCTAAAGCGCCAGCTAGGCGGCGGTGTGGGCGTGACGGCCTTCTCGACGCTCGATCAATTTGGGCGCGACGAATTGTGGAGCGCGATCTTTCGCGCCGCTAAGCCGAGGCGTGCGGGCTAGCTCATGACCTCGTTGGTGGTTGCGCCTGCCAATGTGTTCGATGTGCCGGCGATGGTGGCCTTAGAGATCGAGGTGTTCGCCCGAGCCTCGCCACACGTGACGCCGGCCGTGGTAGCTGACGCTCGCTATGCGCACTGGATCGCGCGGCTAGCAGAAGGTGCGAAGGCCGACGGCCAGGCGGCGCAGCTTGCAGGTTTTTTACAAGCGATGTGGCTGCCAGACCGGCTAGACATTCTGTCCGTTGCGACCGCCGCGCACGCTCGCCGCCAGCGGTGCGCGACGCGTCTGGTGGGGGCTGCAATCGAAGCGGCAAGCGCGGCCCGTGCAACGTCGGTGACACTTGAAGTCGCGGCGCAGAACGCCGCGGCGCGGGCGCTTTACGCAAGCCTTGGGTTTACCGAAGATGGGCTACGTCGCGGTTATTATCCTGCGGCTGCCGGTGGCCCCGCGGATGATGCAATCTTGATGTCAGTGCGGCTGTAAACCCGCCATGTCGGGGCTCGGCCTACACCCGTCACTCGCAAAAACTAACGATCAGTTGGTGCCGATCTTGCCGTGGCCCGCGTTATCGGGACACCCCGCTTGTGGCCTTGTGTTTCGTCAATGTAAGATTTGAGAACTCCTCGGTATGTGGCCGACTCGTCTCTATTCGCGCACGGTGCAATCCCTTGCCAACCTACCGTTGCCCAAGGCGGCGCGCGGGACGGTTATTTCGGGGTTTGCGAGGGTCGTTGGCGCCAATGTCGCCGAAGCGGAGAAGCCGGCGGCGGCGTATCGCTCGCTGGGCGATTTTTTTGGCCGCAAGTTGCGCGATGGCGCCCGTCAGCTGGACGTCGCCCCCGGCGTGCTCGCCGCGCCCTGCGACGGCGTGGTGATGAGCCTTGGGACCATTGAAGACGACGGCACCATCATTGGCGCCAAGGGCGTCGATTACGCGGTGAATGACTTGTTGGCGCTGCCCGACGGCGTGACCAGCGAATTTGCAGGCGGCCAATTTGCGGTGATCTATTTGTCACCGAAGGACTATCACCGCGTCCATGCGCCCGTGACGTGTCAGTTGCGCGGCTATCGCTACGTGCCGGGCGCGTTGTGGCCAGTTTCGCCGTTTTTTGTGCGCCACGTGCGCGGCTTGTTCGCGCGCAACGAGCGGGTTGTGTTCGAGCTTACGCCTGACGTCGCGCTGATCATGGTGTCCGCCGTGGGCGTCGGGCATGTGCGCGTCAAGCACTGGCCAAGCGCCGCCGATATGAACCCCGACGCGGCCGAGCATGGTTTTGAGACAGGGCATTTGCGCGGCAAAATATGGGAACAAGCGGTCGATGTGGCGATTACCGCCGGGGATGAGCTCGGGACCTTCTTGCTGGGCTCCACCGTCGTGCTGTTGTTTAGAGCCGGCACCGCGCGCCTTGCGCTCACGCCGGGCCATAGCGTCCGCGTCGGAGAATCAATCGGCACCTTTGCGGTGTCGTCACCACCAGCAGCAAGGGGACGCGATGGCCGATTCTGAGGGCAAAGCCGAAGGCAAACCAGATGCGCCAAGCGGCTTGGTTTCAGATATCGGGACCAATCTCGAGAACATGAATACGTCGCAACGGCGGCGGCGCAAGCTGGCGCGCAGCAGCGAGCTGACCAAGCCGCGCACGGTGACGCACCCTATGATTGTGGCGGCAATCGACGATCCAGGCCTGGTGGTTTCAATGGCGTATGGCGCCGCCGCGATGAACGGCGCCGTCACCGCGCCCGCCGTGGCCCACGCGCCCATCGCGGCCGACCCGCCCTATGATCAGTCGAACCCCGATGGGATTGCCCAGCCCACCAGTTTCGGCGATTCAAACGAACGCACCATGGAGATCGAAATGTCGCAGGTGGCGGTGATTAGCCCGCCCCGCACGTCGACATTTTCGTTGGCTGAAGACGAGTATGAGGAGTTAGAGGACGGCGCGACCTCAAAGGAAATTGCCGTGGACGCGCCCGGGCACGCCGTGAACGTCGCCACCGCCACACCTTCACCGGCAGTGCCGCCGGCCTTGCCACGCGCCGTCACCAATCGTGACTTTGAGGGCAAAGATTTGGTGAGGCCGGCCTCCGCGGTTGCAACGCCGCCGCCCTCACCGCCGGCACCGCCGGTGAGGCCGCCACCGGCACCAAAACGCCCCGAGGCTCGCTCGGCGGCCTTGGCAGCCGCCGCGACGGCAGAACCGCGGCCGAAGAAAAAACCACATGCCAAGCCGTGGTTCGAAGAGGTGTTCGAAGAGGATTACCTGCGAACGCTGCCGTTTCTGACGCCTAAGGCGACCCAAGCCGAGGCGGTGTTTATCATGCAGTCGCTGGGGCTGCAGCCCGGCGCCTCCGTGCTAGATGTCGGCAGCGGATATGGTCGCCATGCGCTCGAGCTGGCGGCGCGAGGGATGCAGGTCGTGGCCTTCGATCTGTCGCTGCCGCTGCTCTTGCGAGGCGCGGACGAGGCGGAGCGGCGCGGCCTCGCCGTGCAATTCGTCCACGGCGACATGCGCGACCTTGATTTTGACGCGCAGTTTGACGGCGCCTATTGTTGGTTTTCGACCTTTGGCTATTTCGACGACGACAACAACCGCAAGACGGCGGCCAATATTTGCCGGGCGCTCAAGCCTGGCGCACGCGTCGTCATCGAGGTGCTCAATCGCGACTATATCGTCAGCGATCTGCCAACGCGTGTGTGGTGGGAGGGCGATGGCTGCGTGGTGCTGGAAGAAGTGGAATTTAATTACTTCACCTCGCGCCTGCAATCGTCGCGTTCGGTGGTCTTCGATGACGGGCGCCAGCTCGAACAAGAGCTGTCGATTCGATCGTATTCGCTGCACGAGCTCGGCAAGCTCCTGCACGCCGCGGGGTTCAAAGTCGTCGATGTTTCGGGAAATTTGGCTACGCCCGGGCGCTTTTTAGGCCCGCTGTCGCGCCACCTGATCGTGGTTGCCGAGAAGCGCGTCGACGCCGATGCGGTAGCTCCTAGCGAAAAAAAAGCGGATCGGGAATAGTTCCTCTTAGGTAGCGGTTACCCATGCATGGCGCGCCGTTTGGCACCTAGCGCCGGTGAGGGCCCCATGCAAAACGCCGCGACTAATACCGCCCAGCATGACGTAACCACTGATTATCTAAAACATCTTGGACGCTCCAAGGTAATGACTCCGTCGCAGGAATTGAGGTTGGCGCAGGCGTATCGCGAGGCGAGCCTCGCCGTATGGCGGCACGCGCTGCGGCGGCCCGAGACGGTGTTTGCCGTGTTGGCACATCGGGGCGCCGTGCCACAGGCGTGGCTCGATGAGGTGCGGACTCGCGTTGGACGGCCGCGCAGCGGGCGCGCGCGCGATGAGGCCGCCAGGGTGATGCGTGATGCAGATGAAGACCGAGCGGCCTATCAGGCGCTTGTCGCCGCCGCGCGTGGTGCGCGCCGTGCTGGCACGCATCCCACCATGTCGTCGGCGCAGTCGGCGGCGGCGGACGCGGCGGTCGCCGCATATTGGCGCGAGCTTGGCGCGCTTGCCCACGAGGCCGAGCGGATCCGCAATCAATTTGTCGAGCACAATCTGCGGCTGGTGGTCAGCGTCGCCAAGCGCTATCGCCATGGTGGCATGGCAATGATCGATCTAATCTCCGAGGGCAACCTTGGGCTGGTCCGCGCGGTCGAGCGCTTTTTGCCCGAGCGAGGGTTTCGCTTCTCGACGTATGCCACGTGGTGGATCCGCCATGCCATCGGCCGGGCGGTCTCTGATCGAGGTCGGAGCATCCGCATTCCGGTGCACATGCTAGAGGCCATCCACAAGCTAGGCGCCCTTGAGCGGGCGTATCTGCGTGCCTATGGCGAAAATCCCGATGTCGACTATCTTGCGGCGCAGCTTGGCATGTCGCCCGAACGCACGCGCGAGCTAGTGACGTGGCGTTCTGAACACGCGGTGTCAATCGACGCGCCCGCCCGGCAAGACGGCGAGCACACGCTTGGCGAGTCACTATGTGACCCCGAGTCTGACGCGGCACCGCAGCGCGAGCTCGAGGTGGCGTCGAGCTTTCGCGCGGTCACCGCCGCGATGCGTGAGCTGTCGCCGGTGGAGGCGGCCATCCTGCGGGCGCGCTATGGCCTGGGCAACGACCACGAACAGACGCTGCAGGAACTCGGCGCTCGCCACCAACTCTCGCGTGAACGCATCAGGCAGCTGCAAGAGCAATCTTTGCGCAAGCTGCGCAAGCTGCTCGGCGAGGCGGCGGCTAGCTAGGCCGCGGTCGGCTTATAGCGACAAGCGAAACAGCTGCTGGCCGAGCAACAAAAACGTTTCGTTGGTCAGGCGGCGCTCGCCATGGACGCGGAGAAACGTGCCGTTGGAGCTGCCGAGATCTTGCAAGAAGACGCGGCCTGCGCGCAGCGAGAGCTTGGCATGCAGGCCCGAAACATAGCCATCCTGCGGAAAGTTAATGTCACCGCGTTCGCGGCCAATGTTGGTCGTTTCCGCAAGCAGCGGATACGCCGCGCCGTCGACGCCGCGGCCTATAATCGCCGAGAGCTTGCCCCAATACCCGGGGTTTGGGCTGCCCATCACTTCGGTGCCGTCAGGGCCGGGTTCGGCAGGGGGCACGATGTCAAACCGCAACAACTCCTGGCCGATACGAATCACTTGGCCAGGGACGATTTCTTCTTCGTCGCGCATCTTGATGAACACGCCGTTGAGGCTGCCGAGGTCGCGAATGGTCGCGCCTTGCGGTCCGATTGCCAACTCGGCATGTGTCGGTGAGAGGTAGCCATCGCTCGCAAAAATCGCGCCGTGGTTGCGACCGAGTTGGTTGTCGCCGCTGCTAAGGGGGTGGGTGCCACCTTCGCTGCCATCAGGCCTGATAAGCGTAAGCAGGCTGGTCGGCTTGGGTGCGGCCGCGACCGCGGGCGAGGGGCTTGCGGCAACGCCGGGCGTGCGCTCCAGCGTCGGCACCGCGGGCGCGATGTCCATTTTGTGACCACAGGAGCCACAAAAGCGAAACGTCGCCGGGACCTCGGTTGCGCAGGTTGGACATGGGCGTGGGCCGGGCGTGGCCGCCGCCGCTGGTGGCGCGACGATGGCTGGCACCGCGCCGGCGACGGCGGCGGGAGGCATCATCGCGACCCCGGCTGCCGCGCCTGCGACGGGACTGGTCCCAAGCCGCTCGTGGCCAGGGGCCGCGGCCTGCAAGCTCGCGCCACATCCAAGGCAGAACTTGTAGTGATCTTGGTTGTCGGTTTTCCCGCATCGATGACAGCTGATCATGGTTGCTCCGTTAGACGATTTCAATCCGCAAAAGTTGTTGGCCAAGAAAGACGTAGTCGCCGTGCCCGAGCACGTGTTGCCCGCGGATTTGCACGAACGTGCCGTTCTTTGAGTTTAGGTCGGTAAGCTCGAGGCCGCGCGTGGTGACGATCTGCGCGTGCCGACCTGATATGAACGGGTCATTGGGAAAATTCGCGTCGTTGCCCTCGCGTCCAATCGTGAAGCTCCCGCCCGAGACGGCGTAGGCTGCCGCGGTGCTGCCACCGCGCAGGCGTTGCACGACGCGCAAGGTGCTTGCGGGGGCGGGGCTGGCAAAATAGTAGGTGCCATCGGCGATGAACTCAAGGTCGCCGGTATGGCCGGGTGCGATTTCAAATAATTGCTCGCCCGCCAAAAAACGCGAACCCTGCTCGATAGGCACCGTGCCGCGAATTCGCACGAAGACACCATTTTGCGAGCCTTCGTCGCGAACGACCAGGGCCCCACCGTGCGCGCTATCATAGAAGAAGTTGGCATGGATGGGTGAAAGATAGGCGTCCTCGGCAAATA containing:
- a CDS encoding dephospho-CoA kinase, whose protein sequence is MITLGLTGGIASGKSTVAARLRQLGAAVIDADGLTRELVRPGSVALREITARFGAAVLGAGGALDRAALASIVFADDEARRELEAILHPRIWKAACAERDRLGELGYHVVFYEAALLVETGTYKQLDGLIVVTAPPEVQQRRVVARDGHAPKQAAARIAAQLPLADKVRLANWVIDNTGDEPELIRQVDALVKTLEAGFGPLTITEARGRKAPRRPAATSIARHAPVLADHYTTLIVGAPHPIALACATHLAAPEHVRVYLLSTQAAAPAMEQWAAASPFGARLTVLVGDAAHMHLGLSADEYSDLRQQLTSIVVIDETDDDDALGHAAWQGELVARQVLALATQAAAIDHVTYLSSTFVAGNDPGPYLESMAPTLGPWLFRYDEQKARVEAVYAAMRTQLPIVIARASACIDLAEDAVAQLAGNRLLAWMARHPHLPLPVPPWAQVHVVEASYVAEALAVLSRHRAAAGKTFHLISDALPVPTFSALMHHQGRARWGHGVMPLLQRLARQPRLAAHATRLARHAVPAALRPMRDTIYHQQSAASLLGPLGIKPRRAQDLVAEAVAQLPRAS
- a CDS encoding YihA family ribosome biogenesis GTP-binding protein; translation: MRAQFVISAAAPDQFPAAGAPEIVFAGRSNVGKSSLINDLTGHGGLARASKTPGRTRLINWFAVTPKPTMPLQFVDLPGYGYAAVPLDMRASWQPLIEALLEGTRPIALVLVLIDMRRGLGEEEQDFLEWLAERKLASHVVLTKADKLSKSERGVVTAQLKRQLGGGVGVTAFSTLDQFGRDELWSAIFRAAKPRRAG
- a CDS encoding GNAT family N-acetyltransferase; amino-acid sequence: MTSLVVAPANVFDVPAMVALEIEVFARASPHVTPAVVADARYAHWIARLAEGAKADGQAAQLAGFLQAMWLPDRLDILSVATAAHARRQRCATRLVGAAIEAASAARATSVTLEVAAQNAAARALYASLGFTEDGLRRGYYPAAAGGPADDAILMSVRL
- the psd gene encoding phosphatidylserine decarboxylase (Phosphatidylserine decarboxylase is synthesized as a single chain precursor. Generation of the pyruvoyl active site from a Ser is coupled to cleavage of a Gly-Ser bond between the larger (beta) and smaller (alpha chains). It is an integral membrane protein.): MWPTRLYSRTVQSLANLPLPKAARGTVISGFARVVGANVAEAEKPAAAYRSLGDFFGRKLRDGARQLDVAPGVLAAPCDGVVMSLGTIEDDGTIIGAKGVDYAVNDLLALPDGVTSEFAGGQFAVIYLSPKDYHRVHAPVTCQLRGYRYVPGALWPVSPFFVRHVRGLFARNERVVFELTPDVALIMVSAVGVGHVRVKHWPSAADMNPDAAEHGFETGHLRGKIWEQAVDVAITAGDELGTFLLGSTVVLLFRAGTARLALTPGHSVRVGESIGTFAVSSPPAARGRDGRF
- a CDS encoding methyltransferase domain-containing protein, which encodes MADSEGKAEGKPDAPSGLVSDIGTNLENMNTSQRRRRKLARSSELTKPRTVTHPMIVAAIDDPGLVVSMAYGAAAMNGAVTAPAVAHAPIAADPPYDQSNPDGIAQPTSFGDSNERTMEIEMSQVAVISPPRTSTFSLAEDEYEELEDGATSKEIAVDAPGHAVNVATATPSPAVPPALPRAVTNRDFEGKDLVRPASAVATPPPSPPAPPVRPPPAPKRPEARSAALAAAATAEPRPKKKPHAKPWFEEVFEEDYLRTLPFLTPKATQAEAVFIMQSLGLQPGASVLDVGSGYGRHALELAARGMQVVAFDLSLPLLLRGADEAERRGLAVQFVHGDMRDLDFDAQFDGAYCWFSTFGYFDDDNNRKTAANICRALKPGARVVIEVLNRDYIVSDLPTRVWWEGDGCVVLEEVEFNYFTSRLQSSRSVVFDDGRQLEQELSIRSYSLHELGKLLHAAGFKVVDVSGNLATPGRFLGPLSRHLIVVAEKRVDADAVAPSEKKADRE
- a CDS encoding sigma-70 family RNA polymerase sigma factor, with the translated sequence MTPSQELRLAQAYREASLAVWRHALRRPETVFAVLAHRGAVPQAWLDEVRTRVGRPRSGRARDEAARVMRDADEDRAAYQALVAAARGARRAGTHPTMSSAQSAAADAAVAAYWRELGALAHEAERIRNQFVEHNLRLVVSVAKRYRHGGMAMIDLISEGNLGLVRAVERFLPERGFRFSTYATWWIRHAIGRAVSDRGRSIRIPVHMLEAIHKLGALERAYLRAYGENPDVDYLAAQLGMSPERTRELVTWRSEHAVSIDAPARQDGEHTLGESLCDPESDAAPQRELEVASSFRAVTAAMRELSPVEAAILRARYGLGNDHEQTLQELGARHQLSRERIRQLQEQSLRKLRKLLGEAAAS
- a CDS encoding FHA domain-containing protein — protein: MISCHRCGKTDNQDHYKFCLGCGASLQAAAPGHERLGTSPVAGAAAGVAMMPPAAVAGAVPAIVAPPAAAATPGPRPCPTCATEVPATFRFCGSCGHKMDIAPAVPTLERTPGVAASPSPAVAAAPKPTSLLTLIRPDGSEGGTHPLSSGDNQLGRNHGAIFASDGYLSPTHAELAIGPQGATIRDLGSLNGVFIKMRDEEEIVPGQVIRIGQELLRFDIVPPAEPGPDGTEVMGSPNPGYWGKLSAIIGRGVDGAAYPLLAETTNIGRERGDINFPQDGYVSGLHAKLSLRAGRVFLQDLGSSNGTFLRVHGERRLTNETFLLLGQQLFRLSL